In Neisseria dentiae, one DNA window encodes the following:
- a CDS encoding OmpA family protein yields MSDNNDHKEQRIGLWIAGGAAALSVLSILFYAVWGWENGKIEGSPGYGQEASAVVVEETVAVASAPEIQASAPSEASAAAPAAASAAESSASGAAAEQILADTQTAAAGDGAQAVVENGVVKFYFATGKADLAANAEEALKDVLAGAKEGKKAVVSGFHDATGNRTKNEELSKKRAFAVRDALLGLGVPESQIELRKPENAEGSGNNAEARRVEVVLE; encoded by the coding sequence ATGTCGGACAACAACGACCACAAAGAACAGCGCATCGGTTTATGGATTGCCGGCGGCGCAGCGGCGCTGTCGGTATTGTCGATTCTTTTTTATGCCGTTTGGGGTTGGGAAAACGGCAAAATCGAAGGCTCGCCCGGCTACGGCCAAGAGGCTTCGGCGGTGGTGGTTGAAGAAACCGTTGCCGTGGCTTCCGCACCCGAAATACAGGCCTCTGCACCTTCAGAGGCTTCGGCTGCCGCACCTGCCGCCGCATCCGCTGCCGAATCTTCCGCCTCCGGTGCCGCCGCCGAACAGATTCTGGCCGACACCCAAACCGCCGCTGCCGGCGACGGCGCGCAAGCAGTGGTTGAAAACGGTGTGGTGAAATTCTACTTCGCCACCGGCAAAGCCGATTTGGCCGCCAATGCCGAAGAAGCCCTGAAAGACGTGCTGGCCGGCGCGAAAGAAGGCAAAAAAGCCGTGGTTTCGGGCTTCCACGATGCCACCGGCAACCGCACGAAAAACGAAGAGCTGTCGAAAAAACGCGCTTTTGCCGTGCGCGATGCCCTGTTGGGTTTGGGTGTGCCCGAATCGCAAATCGAGCTGCGCAAACCTGAAAATGCCGAAGGCAGCGGCAACAACGCCGAAGCCCGCCGTGTGGAAGTGGTTCTGGAATAA
- the trpD gene encoding anthranilate phosphoribosyltransferase — protein sequence MITPQQAIARLIDNNELFYDEMTALMRQIMSGQVPPEQLAAILTGLRIKVETVSEISAAAAVMREFATPVPVIDKTHLVDIVGTGGDGAKTFNISTTAMFVAAAAGAKVAKHGGRSVSSSSGAADVLEQMGVNLELTPEQVGRSIDGIGIGFMFAPNHHSAMRHVAPVRRSLGFRSIFNVLGPLTNPAGAPNQLLGVFHIDLCGILSRVLQQLGSQHVLVVHGSDGLDEITVTGPTRVAELHNGTISEYDISPEQFGLTTRPNLDGIRVGNSAESLALMNRILAGEPGAARDIVLLNAAACLYAGNVVPSLASGVQAAAEAIDSGKAKAKQAEFTAYTQNCPS from the coding sequence ATGATTACCCCCCAACAGGCCATCGCCCGCCTGATCGACAACAACGAACTTTTCTACGACGAAATGACCGCCCTGATGCGCCAAATCATGAGCGGCCAAGTGCCGCCCGAACAACTGGCCGCCATTCTGACCGGCCTGCGCATCAAAGTGGAAACCGTATCCGAAATCAGCGCCGCCGCCGCCGTGATGCGCGAGTTCGCCACCCCCGTGCCCGTTATCGACAAAACGCACTTGGTCGATATCGTCGGCACCGGCGGCGACGGCGCCAAAACGTTCAACATCTCCACCACCGCCATGTTTGTAGCCGCCGCCGCAGGCGCAAAAGTGGCCAAACACGGCGGCCGTTCGGTGTCGTCGTCGAGCGGTGCCGCCGACGTGCTCGAACAAATGGGCGTTAATCTCGAGCTGACGCCCGAGCAAGTCGGCCGCAGCATCGACGGCATCGGCATCGGCTTTATGTTCGCCCCCAACCACCACAGCGCCATGCGCCACGTCGCCCCCGTGCGCCGATCGCTGGGCTTCAGAAGCATTTTCAATGTGTTAGGCCCCCTCACCAACCCCGCAGGCGCACCGAACCAACTGCTCGGCGTGTTCCACATCGACTTGTGCGGCATACTCTCGCGCGTGCTGCAACAGCTCGGCTCGCAGCACGTTTTAGTGGTGCACGGCAGCGACGGCCTCGACGAAATCACCGTTACCGGCCCCACCCGCGTGGCCGAGCTGCATAACGGCACCATCAGCGAATATGATATTTCCCCCGAGCAGTTCGGCTTAACCACCCGCCCCAACCTCGACGGCATACGCGTAGGCAACAGCGCCGAATCGCTCGCCCTGATGAACCGTATTTTGGCCGGCGAACCCGGCGCCGCGCGCGACATCGTGCTGCTCAACGCCGCCGCCTGCCTGTATGCGGGCAACGTTGTCCCTTCGCTGGCAAGCGGCGTTCAGGCCGCCGCCGAAGCCATCGATTCGGGCAAGGCCAAAGCCAAGCAGGCCGAATTTACGGCCTATACGCAAAACTGCCCGTCCTAA
- a CDS encoding aminodeoxychorismate/anthranilate synthase component II: protein MLLMIDNYDSFTYNIVQYFAELGQEVEVRRNDDITLEEIAALKPQYLVIGPGPCTPKEAGISIAAMQHFAGKLPIMGICLGHQTIGEAFGGNVVRAKTLMHGKVSPVHHLNKGMFHNLPNPVTCTRYHSLVIDRPTLPSCLEITAWTDDGEIMGVRHKTLPIEGVQFHPEALLTEHGHEMLANFLKEFAGFQTA from the coding sequence ATGCTTCTAATGATCGACAACTACGACAGCTTCACCTACAACATCGTGCAGTATTTCGCCGAACTCGGCCAAGAAGTGGAAGTGCGCCGCAACGACGACATCACGCTCGAAGAAATCGCCGCGCTCAAGCCGCAATACCTGGTTATCGGCCCCGGCCCCTGCACGCCCAAAGAAGCGGGCATTTCCATAGCCGCCATGCAGCATTTCGCCGGCAAACTGCCGATTATGGGCATCTGTTTGGGGCACCAAACCATAGGCGAAGCCTTCGGCGGCAACGTTGTGCGCGCAAAAACGCTGATGCACGGCAAAGTGTCGCCCGTGCACCACTTAAACAAAGGTATGTTTCACAACCTGCCCAACCCCGTAACCTGCACCCGCTACCACAGCCTCGTTATCGACCGCCCCACCCTGCCAAGCTGCCTCGAAATCACGGCTTGGACCGACGACGGCGAAATCATGGGCGTGCGCCACAAAACGCTGCCCATCGAAGGCGTACAGTTCCACCCCGAAGCCCTGCTCACCGAACACGGCCATGAAATGTTGGCTAATTTCTTAAAAGAATTCGCAGGCTTTCAGACGGCCTAA
- the lgt gene encoding prolipoprotein diacylglyceryl transferase codes for MMIHPEFSPELISIGPLAIRWYALSYIVSFVLFIWLGRRRIDRGGQVFTKEMLDNFLTWGVLGVILGGRLGYVLFYKFSYYMENPADILKVWEGGMSFHGGFLGVLAAMWLFGRKYKTGFWRVADFVAPLVPLGLASGRIGNFINGELWGRVTDINAFWAMGFPQAAYEDAAAAAHNPQWAAWLAQYGMLPRHPSQLYQFALEGICLFVIVWLFSSKPRPVGQVSMVFLAGYGVFRFIAEFARQPDDYLGLLTLGLSMGQWLSLPMIILGIIGFIYFGKRNEKAV; via the coding sequence ATGATGATACACCCAGAGTTCAGCCCCGAATTAATCAGCATCGGCCCGTTGGCGATACGCTGGTATGCGCTCAGCTACATCGTCAGCTTCGTTCTGTTTATCTGGCTGGGCCGGCGCCGCATCGACCGCGGCGGCCAAGTGTTTACCAAAGAAATGCTCGACAACTTCCTCACTTGGGGCGTGCTCGGCGTGATTTTGGGCGGCCGCTTGGGCTATGTTTTGTTTTACAAGTTTTCCTACTATATGGAAAACCCCGCCGATATTTTGAAAGTTTGGGAAGGCGGCATGTCGTTCCACGGCGGTTTTTTGGGCGTGTTGGCTGCCATGTGGCTGTTCGGCCGCAAATATAAAACCGGCTTCTGGCGCGTGGCCGATTTCGTTGCCCCGCTGGTGCCTTTGGGCTTGGCTTCCGGCCGCATCGGCAACTTTATCAACGGCGAACTGTGGGGCCGCGTAACCGACATCAACGCCTTTTGGGCGATGGGCTTCCCACAGGCCGCTTATGAAGACGCAGCCGCCGCAGCCCACAACCCGCAATGGGCGGCCTGGCTGGCGCAATACGGCATGCTGCCGCGCCATCCTTCGCAGCTTTACCAGTTTGCGCTCGAAGGCATCTGCCTGTTTGTGATTGTGTGGCTGTTTTCCAGCAAACCGCGCCCCGTCGGGCAGGTGTCTATGGTGTTTTTGGCAGGCTACGGCGTGTTCCGCTTTATCGCCGAATTCGCCCGCCAGCCCGACGACTATCTCGGCCTGCTCACGCTGGGCCTGTCGATGGGCCAATGGCTGAGCCTGCCGATGATTATTCTCGGCATCATCGGCTTTATCTATTTCGGCAAACGCAACGAGAAGGCCGTCTGA
- the glyQ gene encoding glycine--tRNA ligase subunit alpha gives MLTFQQIIFKLQTFWADKGCTIIQPFDMEVGAGTSHPATCLRALGPEPWFAAYVQPSRRPKDGRYGDNPNRLQHYYQFQVALKPAPADIQDLYLDSLRELGIDPKVHDIRFVEDDWENPTLGAWGLGWEVWLNGMEVTQFTYFQQVGGIDCSPVLGEITYGIERLAMYLQGVENVYDLVWSRTPDGQTVTYGDVYHQNEVEQSTYNFEYSDAEWLLRQFNDYEAQAKRLLEVEDASLALPAYELVLKAGHTFNLLDARGAISVTERAAYIGRIRALSRIVAQKFVESREKLGFPLLKQQAA, from the coding sequence ATGCTCACCTTCCAACAAATCATTTTCAAACTGCAAACGTTCTGGGCCGACAAAGGCTGCACCATCATCCAACCTTTCGATATGGAAGTGGGCGCGGGCACCAGCCACCCGGCCACCTGCCTGCGCGCACTCGGCCCCGAGCCGTGGTTCGCCGCTTATGTGCAGCCTTCCCGCCGCCCCAAAGACGGCCGCTACGGCGACAACCCCAACCGCCTGCAACACTATTACCAATTTCAGGTGGCCTTGAAGCCCGCGCCGGCCGATATTCAGGATTTATATCTGGATTCGCTGCGCGAATTGGGCATCGACCCCAAAGTGCACGACATCCGCTTTGTGGAAGACGACTGGGAAAACCCCACCCTCGGCGCATGGGGCTTGGGCTGGGAAGTGTGGCTCAACGGTATGGAAGTTACCCAGTTTACCTATTTCCAGCAGGTGGGCGGCATCGACTGCTCGCCCGTGCTCGGCGAAATCACCTACGGCATCGAGCGTTTGGCGATGTATCTGCAAGGCGTGGAAAACGTGTATGACTTGGTGTGGAGCCGCACGCCCGACGGCCAAACCGTTACCTACGGCGACGTTTACCACCAAAACGAAGTGGAACAGTCAACCTACAATTTCGAATACAGCGATGCTGAATGGCTGCTGCGCCAGTTTAACGACTACGAAGCCCAAGCCAAACGTTTGCTTGAGGTGGAAGACGCAAGCCTGGCGCTGCCCGCTTACGAATTGGTGCTCAAGGCCGGCCACACCTTCAACCTGCTGGACGCCCGCGGCGCGATTTCCGTTACCGAACGCGCCGCCTATATCGGCCGCATCCGCGCCTTAAGCCGCATCGTGGCGCAGAAGTTTGTGGAAAGCCGCGAGAAGCTGGGTTTCCCGCTGCTGAAGCAGCAAGCCGCTTAA
- the msbA gene encoding lipid A export permease/ATP-binding protein MsbA yields MIEKLTFGLFTKEDSHNFMRLMKYVRPYKGRIIWALIAIFGVAATESYLAAFIAPLVNQGFAPPSAPPELNTATGIIATLQNWKAQFTYMIWGTPEKVWVVPVFFIILVMIRGVCRFASTYLMTWVSVMAISHVRRDMFDKMLLLSSKFHQETPSGHVLMNMVQMAEQSISNASNVFITLTRDTLIVIGLVCVLLYLNWQLSLIVALMFPLLSLLSRYYRNRLKNIIASSQQSIGTLNNVVNEVHQGHRVVKLFGGQKQAADRFAEVNNTIVRLGKKITQATAARSPFSELIASFALAVVIFIALWQSQQGYTTIGEFMAFIVAMLQMLSPIKNLANISIPMQTMFLASDGVCQFLDTEPEKDTGTQTLQNVSGRLKFENIDVRYREDGKKALDNFNLEISPGERVALVGRSGSGKTTVVNLLPRFVEPSAGTVYLDGTNIADLTLANLREQFALVSQDVFLFDDTLLANVRYSRPEASEEEVLAALKAANLQDLVGNSPHGLHQPIGANGNQLSGGQRQRVSIARAILKNAPILLLDEATSALDNESERLVQQALENLMHGRTSIIVAHRLSTIEQADRIIVMDDGHIIEQGSHQELINKGGYYAALSNMPKVGG; encoded by the coding sequence ATGATAGAAAAACTCACCTTCGGCCTCTTTACCAAAGAAGATTCGCATAACTTTATGCGGCTGATGAAATATGTGCGCCCGTATAAAGGCCGCATCATTTGGGCATTAATCGCCATCTTCGGCGTGGCCGCCACCGAAAGCTATCTGGCCGCCTTTATCGCGCCTTTGGTCAATCAGGGCTTCGCACCGCCCAGCGCGCCGCCGGAACTCAACACCGCCACCGGCATCATCGCCACCCTGCAAAACTGGAAAGCGCAGTTCACCTATATGATTTGGGGCACGCCCGAAAAAGTTTGGGTGGTGCCGGTGTTTTTCATCATTTTGGTGATGATACGCGGCGTTTGCCGCTTCGCCAGCACTTATCTGATGACTTGGGTTTCGGTAATGGCCATCAGCCATGTGCGCCGCGATATGTTTGACAAAATGCTGTTGCTGTCGTCGAAATTCCATCAGGAAACACCGTCGGGCCATGTGTTGATGAATATGGTTCAGATGGCCGAACAATCCATCAGCAACGCCAGCAACGTGTTTATCACCCTTACGCGCGACACCTTGATCGTTATCGGCTTGGTGTGCGTGCTGCTGTATCTCAACTGGCAGCTCAGCCTGATTGTGGCGTTGATGTTCCCGCTGCTGTCGCTGCTGTCGCGCTATTACCGCAACCGCCTCAAAAACATCATCGCCAGCTCGCAGCAAAGTATCGGCACGCTCAACAACGTAGTCAACGAAGTCCATCAGGGGCACCGTGTGGTAAAACTGTTCGGCGGCCAAAAGCAGGCGGCCGACCGCTTTGCCGAAGTGAACAACACCATCGTGCGCCTGGGCAAAAAAATCACCCAGGCCACCGCCGCCCGCTCGCCGTTCAGCGAATTAATCGCCTCTTTCGCTTTGGCGGTGGTGATTTTCATCGCCCTTTGGCAAAGCCAGCAAGGCTACACCACCATCGGCGAATTTATGGCCTTTATCGTGGCCATGCTGCAAATGCTCAGCCCGATTAAAAACCTCGCCAACATCAGCATCCCCATGCAAACCATGTTTCTGGCTTCAGACGGCGTTTGCCAGTTTTTAGACACCGAGCCGGAAAAAGACACCGGCACCCAAACCCTGCAAAACGTTTCAGGCCGTCTGAAATTTGAAAATATTGATGTGCGCTACCGTGAAGACGGCAAAAAAGCCTTGGATAACTTCAATCTGGAAATCAGCCCCGGCGAGCGCGTGGCTTTGGTGGGCCGCTCCGGCAGCGGCAAAACCACCGTGGTAAACCTGTTGCCGCGTTTTGTCGAACCCAGCGCCGGCACGGTTTATCTCGACGGCACCAATATCGCCGACCTCACCCTGGCCAATCTGCGCGAACAGTTTGCGCTGGTGTCGCAAGACGTATTCCTGTTTGACGACACCCTGCTGGCCAACGTGCGTTACAGCCGCCCCGAAGCGAGTGAAGAAGAAGTGCTGGCCGCGCTTAAAGCCGCCAACCTGCAAGACTTGGTAGGGAACTCACCGCACGGCTTGCACCAACCCATCGGCGCCAACGGCAACCAACTCTCGGGCGGCCAGCGCCAGCGCGTATCCATCGCCCGCGCCATCTTGAAAAACGCCCCGATACTGCTCTTGGACGAAGCCACCAGCGCGCTTGACAACGAATCCGAACGCCTCGTCCAGCAAGCCTTGGAAAACCTGATGCACGGCCGCACCAGCATCATCGTCGCCCACCGTTTGAGCACCATCGAGCAGGCTGACCGCATCATCGTGATGGACGACGGCCATATCATCGAGCAAGGCTCACATCAAGAGCTGATAAACAAAGGCGGCTACTATGCCGCATTGAGCAATATGCCGAAAGTGGGCGGGTAA
- the putP gene encoding sodium/proline symporter PutP: protein MGAFNPMYVTFGIYLVAVLLIGLAAYFSTRNFDDYILGGRSLGSFVTAMSAGASDMSGWLLMGLPGAIYASGLSEAWIAIGLTVGAYFNWLLVAGRLRVHTEYNNNALTLPDYFFHRFGAGGRAMKVISASIILFFFTIYCASGIVAGARLFESLFDVTYTQAMWLGAGATIAYTFIGGFLAVSWTDTVQATLMIFALIVTPIMVYLALGGADEMNAAIQSVAAATGKEYGSLLAGTTLMGIISTAAWGLGYFGQPHILARFMAAENVKSLVSARRIGMTWMILCLAGACAVGYFGIAYFGGNPEQAGAMAGNNERIFIALTTLLFNPWIAGVILSAILAAVMSTLSCQLLVCSSAITEDFYKGFLRPNAPQQELVWIGRIMVLAVAVIAIIIAADPESKVLGLVSYAWAGFGAAFGPVVILSVFWKRMTAAGALAGMIAGAVTVVAWKPLTGSSLYEIVPGFIACFIAIVAVSLMGKVSKEVENKFEEADKAYQAAK, encoded by the coding sequence ATGGGTGCATTCAATCCGATGTACGTTACTTTCGGCATCTATCTGGTTGCCGTGTTGCTGATTGGTTTGGCAGCGTACTTTTCTACCCGCAATTTCGACGACTATATCCTCGGCGGCCGCAGTTTGGGCAGCTTCGTTACCGCGATGTCGGCGGGCGCTTCCGATATGTCGGGCTGGCTGCTGATGGGCCTGCCCGGCGCGATTTACGCCTCCGGCCTGAGCGAAGCGTGGATTGCCATCGGCCTGACCGTGGGCGCGTATTTCAACTGGCTCTTGGTGGCGGGCCGCCTGCGCGTGCACACCGAATACAACAACAACGCGCTCACGCTGCCCGATTATTTCTTCCACCGCTTCGGTGCGGGCGGTCGGGCCATGAAAGTGATTTCCGCCTCCATCATTCTGTTTTTCTTCACGATTTACTGCGCTTCCGGCATTGTGGCGGGCGCACGCCTGTTTGAAAGCCTGTTCGACGTAACCTACACCCAGGCCATGTGGCTGGGCGCGGGCGCAACCATCGCCTATACCTTTATCGGCGGCTTTCTGGCCGTAAGCTGGACGGATACCGTGCAGGCTACGCTGATGATTTTTGCCCTGATCGTTACCCCTATTATGGTGTATCTGGCTTTGGGCGGCGCCGATGAAATGAACGCCGCCATCCAGAGCGTGGCCGCCGCCACCGGCAAAGAATACGGCAGCCTGCTGGCCGGCACCACCCTGATGGGCATTATTTCCACCGCCGCATGGGGCTTGGGCTATTTCGGCCAGCCGCACATTCTCGCGCGCTTTATGGCGGCCGAAAACGTGAAATCGCTGGTGTCCGCACGCCGCATCGGCATGACTTGGATGATTCTGTGCCTCGCGGGCGCGTGTGCCGTGGGTTATTTCGGCATCGCCTATTTCGGCGGCAACCCCGAGCAGGCGGGCGCGATGGCGGGCAACAACGAGCGCATCTTTATCGCGCTGACCACGCTTTTGTTTAACCCGTGGATTGCCGGCGTGATTCTTTCCGCCATTCTCGCCGCCGTGATGTCCACCCTGTCGTGCCAGTTGCTGGTGTGTTCGAGTGCCATCACCGAAGACTTCTACAAAGGCTTTCTGCGCCCCAATGCGCCGCAGCAGGAATTGGTGTGGATAGGCCGCATTATGGTGCTGGCCGTGGCCGTGATCGCCATCATCATCGCCGCCGACCCCGAAAGCAAAGTGTTGGGCTTGGTGTCTTACGCTTGGGCGGGTTTCGGCGCCGCATTCGGCCCGGTGGTGATTTTGTCGGTATTCTGGAAACGCATGACCGCCGCCGGCGCACTGGCCGGCATGATTGCCGGTGCCGTTACCGTGGTGGCGTGGAAGCCCTTAACCGGCAGCAGCCTCTATGAAATCGTGCCCGGCTTTATCGCCTGCTTTATCGCCATCGTGGCGGTGTCGCTGATGGGCAAGGTTTCCAAAGAAGTGGAAAACAAATTCGAAGAAGCCGACAAGGCTTATCAGGCCGCAAAATAA